A stretch of the Sphingobacterium thalpophilum genome encodes the following:
- a CDS encoding RNA polymerase sigma factor, which translates to MYKPKYDHIEEKEILLALRSGCQTAFRQIYTLYSGRIYLNIRKMVKSEQDATELLQEVFVKVWDKRKLIDPEQSFRAYLFQIARFSVYNFIRKTKLEKQVQAYLSLHGTQLYSHVEEQLDEKQDEHWLSQTIEQLPPQRRLIYRLCKIEGKSYAEVSTLLRISTSTINDHIVKATKYIKEKHAKLDQSALLIASFILLQHH; encoded by the coding sequence ATGTATAAACCGAAATATGACCATATCGAAGAGAAGGAAATCCTTTTGGCCTTGCGTTCGGGCTGCCAAACGGCCTTTCGCCAGATTTATACTTTATATAGTGGCCGGATTTATCTTAACATTCGGAAGATGGTCAAATCCGAACAGGATGCTACCGAACTTCTACAGGAGGTCTTTGTCAAAGTCTGGGACAAGCGGAAGCTTATTGATCCTGAGCAATCTTTTCGCGCTTATCTTTTTCAGATTGCCAGATTCAGTGTATATAATTTCATTCGTAAAACCAAGCTGGAAAAACAGGTGCAAGCCTATCTTAGCCTTCACGGCACACAGCTCTACAGCCATGTCGAAGAACAATTGGATGAAAAGCAGGATGAGCACTGGTTGTCTCAGACGATTGAGCAGCTTCCTCCTCAACGGAGATTGATCTACAGGTTATGTAAGATTGAAGGCAAAAGCTACGCCGAAGTGAGTACGCTGTTGCGCATATCGACTTCGACAATCAATGACCATATTGTAAAAGCTACAAAGTACATCAAAGAGAAACATGCTAAACTAGACCAGTCTGCACTATTAATCGCCTCCTTTATACTCCTCCAGCATCATTAA
- a CDS encoding FecR family protein, producing MEKELLQYTLRQYMRGELSEEDARAFLSYLKSGADRVLIQELIQEALDDPVDQELLRNTDLLLVLDNTWEQLHHRINKPKMRTLTFWKNAGAVAAAVAGILILSWWFVDRADNVPMQASIEESILPGKQSATLTLSDGQQIQLQGASNGPIADEMGIRISKSSDGQLIYEIRQNSEAVTGHHVLSTTKGETYRIKLPDGTQVWLNAASALKYPASFALQGTREVELTGEAYFEVAKDAKRPFVVRSAGQHIQVLGTHFNVNSYTDEPSVRTTLVEGLVEVTSASQKLQLHPGQQLSLTSNGRLKLQTVDTAPIIAWTNHEFMFDGDDIESVMRKIARWYNVEVIFEGKKTTEKFGGGISRFDDVKQVLSLLEKTGGVHFRIDGKTLYVLP from the coding sequence GTGGAAAAGGAACTACTTCAATATACTTTAAGGCAGTATATGCGGGGGGAGCTCAGTGAAGAGGATGCCCGTGCTTTTCTGTCATACCTTAAATCCGGGGCAGATCGTGTGTTAATACAGGAGCTCATTCAAGAAGCGTTGGATGATCCTGTCGACCAAGAATTACTTCGGAATACGGACTTATTACTTGTCCTGGACAACACTTGGGAGCAATTACATCACAGGATTAATAAGCCTAAGATGAGAACGTTGACATTCTGGAAAAATGCTGGCGCCGTTGCGGCTGCTGTCGCAGGAATATTGATACTAAGCTGGTGGTTTGTTGATCGCGCTGATAATGTCCCGATGCAGGCATCAATAGAAGAGTCTATATTACCTGGAAAGCAATCTGCAACCTTGACGCTTTCCGACGGTCAGCAGATTCAATTGCAGGGAGCTTCCAATGGACCGATCGCGGACGAAATGGGTATCAGGATTTCTAAGAGCTCTGACGGACAATTAATCTACGAAATTAGGCAAAATAGTGAAGCCGTTACCGGCCATCATGTATTATCGACAACAAAAGGCGAAACCTACAGAATTAAACTCCCTGACGGTACACAGGTCTGGCTCAATGCCGCCTCAGCTTTAAAATATCCGGCAAGTTTTGCACTGCAAGGAACGCGGGAGGTCGAGTTGACCGGGGAGGCCTACTTTGAGGTGGCCAAAGACGCCAAACGCCCTTTTGTCGTCAGGTCCGCAGGCCAGCATATTCAGGTATTGGGAACGCATTTTAACGTGAATAGCTATACAGATGAGCCGTCAGTACGAACCACCCTCGTCGAAGGACTTGTGGAAGTGACTTCAGCAAGCCAAAAGCTACAATTACACCCTGGACAGCAGTTGAGCCTGACATCCAACGGCAGATTGAAATTACAGACAGTGGACACAGCACCTATAATTGCCTGGACCAATCACGAATTTATGTTCGATGGGGATGATATTGAGAGTGTCATGCGCAAGATAGCACGCTGGTATAATGTCGAGGTCATCTTTGAGGGCAAAAAAACAACAGAAAAGTTTGGCGGAGGGATATCCAGATTTGATGATGTAAAGCAGGTGTTAAGTCTGCTGGAAAAAACGGGCGGAGTCCATTTTCGTATCGACGGGAAGACATTGTATGTACTGCCTTAA
- a CDS encoding TonB-dependent receptor gives MYQNYIRNKEIAYLLFRKLWLIMRLTTIIILVTFMQVSATTFAQKVTLEYTNMSLKRIFKELKSQTGYNFLYTERQMANAKPVSIKVKDRGLSDVLAQIFTDQPLSYQMDNKTVVIRDRPVAGPASASDAPVSGQAVIKGRVTNERGEPLANVSVRVKGNQQAGTSTAADGTFMIRNLSPTSTLVLSSVGYEQLTVQLASMSATQLEQLQLVMKHSNSQLEEVIVIGYGTTTRQRIVGAVDQIGSKTFQDRPVGNVTQALQGASPSLTIQQKSMDPNDNSMNINIRGISTVNSNAPLVVIDGIITEGGTLNKINPDDIETVSVLKDAGSTAIYGSRSANGVILVTTKRGRQNQKPTVAVGTQWGVQQPNILFSPVAGYENATLRNLALTNSGMDPQFSPAAIADLYAHQDIEKWNLPEIMKNSFQQKYNISVTGGGEKSSYLFSGGFYNQPSNFVGQNFGIKRYNLRTNLSTEIGRFKLTSILAYTRNNNMSNTAGSAIINASRLPSYYYYRMQADNGKYLVNNALTDQNPLAELNEGGYIKHDNDYFNINLNLEAKLMDGLKLRGIFGADIYADHRFIRRIQVPLYANPDAAQPQVYVNSDRNTEDFNEKASLLNFQLLLDYDKNFGGHHVSGLFGASNESYTRRQNELKMKFTDPVLGTPTTGTIIDPVSARVTPNGTLQNSINSLFGRAGYDFESKYFAEFSFRYDGSSKFSKANRWGFFPSGSLGWRASDEHFMNWYKEHIGSLKVRSTYGVLGNQAVDDYSYYFTYESYPNSYGFNNKPVAAAGFNYASLDLRWEKTYNFNVGVDATFFNDKLTASFDYFKKRTVDILMSPQIPSTFGTTLKNQNLGEMNNEGWEINVSYRTSTGAFQHTVSANMGDSHNKIVAMPGDDRISTVDNITKLTRVGLPYNSYYGYKMAGLFQNIADIETSALPSGITAADLRPGDVKYVDRNNDGIIDARDRFVLGNGFPRFTFGLTYNLSYKDFDFSMFWQGVGKRDMMIRGELIEPFHQNYSYAIYQHQLDYWTPTNIDGRWPRLTANGSTASTNNFGKDSDLYLFNGKYARLKNLQIGYTLPKNVVSKWGLQRVRFFVNGQNLLTLSKNSWIDPESSEFDSNMGGSANSARNYPTLKYYGGGLNIQF, from the coding sequence ATGTATCAAAATTATATCAGAAATAAGGAGATAGCATATCTGCTATTCCGTAAACTATGGCTTATTATGCGATTGACGACCATAATTATCTTGGTTACTTTTATGCAGGTTAGCGCTACGACCTTTGCACAGAAGGTAACATTGGAATATACCAATATGAGCCTTAAAAGAATTTTTAAGGAACTCAAGTCGCAGACAGGGTACAACTTCCTTTATACAGAACGGCAAATGGCAAATGCAAAGCCGGTCAGTATAAAGGTCAAGGACCGGGGGCTGTCCGACGTACTGGCGCAGATTTTCACGGATCAGCCGCTGTCATATCAGATGGACAACAAGACCGTCGTTATCCGTGACCGTCCTGTTGCCGGGCCGGCTTCTGCCTCCGATGCGCCTGTTTCGGGGCAGGCAGTGATCAAAGGCCGGGTGACCAACGAACGTGGAGAGCCGTTAGCAAATGTCTCTGTCCGGGTTAAAGGAAATCAGCAAGCTGGAACATCGACCGCTGCCGATGGAACGTTTATGATCCGCAACCTTTCTCCAACGTCGACACTTGTCCTTTCTTCGGTCGGATACGAACAGTTGACGGTACAATTGGCATCTATGTCTGCGACGCAGCTAGAGCAGCTACAGTTGGTCATGAAGCATAGCAATAGCCAGTTGGAAGAAGTTATCGTGATCGGATATGGTACGACGACCCGCCAGAGAATTGTGGGAGCAGTTGACCAGATCGGTTCAAAGACATTTCAGGATCGCCCCGTAGGCAACGTGACACAGGCGCTGCAAGGCGCATCCCCGAGCCTGACCATTCAGCAGAAGAGCATGGATCCGAATGATAATTCGATGAATATCAATATCCGGGGGATATCGACGGTCAACAGCAATGCGCCTTTAGTAGTGATTGATGGGATTATTACAGAAGGCGGTACACTCAACAAGATCAATCCAGATGATATCGAAACCGTGTCGGTACTTAAAGATGCCGGTTCTACAGCAATATATGGCTCACGTTCGGCGAATGGCGTCATTCTGGTCACCACAAAAAGAGGACGACAAAACCAGAAACCTACGGTTGCAGTTGGCACGCAATGGGGTGTCCAACAACCCAATATTTTGTTTTCCCCCGTTGCTGGCTATGAAAATGCAACCTTGCGCAACCTCGCCCTGACCAATTCAGGCATGGACCCACAGTTTTCTCCTGCAGCAATTGCTGATTTATATGCACATCAGGATATCGAGAAATGGAACTTGCCGGAAATCATGAAAAATTCTTTCCAACAAAAATATAACATCAGTGTTACCGGTGGCGGGGAAAAGAGTTCTTACCTATTTTCCGGAGGGTTTTATAACCAACCGAGCAACTTTGTCGGACAGAATTTTGGGATCAAACGATACAATCTTCGGACCAACCTCAGTACGGAGATCGGCCGCTTCAAGCTGACTTCTATTTTGGCCTATACACGTAATAACAATATGAGTAATACCGCAGGAAGTGCTATTATCAACGCTTCCCGTTTGCCTTCGTACTATTACTACCGTATGCAGGCCGACAACGGAAAATATCTGGTCAATAATGCACTGACGGATCAGAATCCATTAGCAGAACTCAACGAAGGTGGTTACATTAAGCATGATAACGATTATTTCAATATCAATCTCAACCTGGAAGCGAAGCTCATGGACGGATTAAAACTACGCGGTATTTTCGGCGCTGATATTTACGCGGACCATCGTTTTATCCGGAGGATCCAAGTGCCGTTGTATGCCAATCCAGACGCCGCTCAACCACAGGTCTACGTAAATTCCGACCGCAATACGGAAGACTTTAACGAAAAAGCTTCGTTGTTAAACTTTCAGCTGCTTTTGGATTATGACAAAAACTTTGGTGGTCACCATGTCTCAGGACTGTTTGGCGCGTCTAATGAGTCGTACACCCGTAGACAGAATGAGCTCAAAATGAAATTTACAGATCCGGTACTCGGCACGCCGACCACCGGTACGATTATCGACCCCGTAAGTGCGCGTGTCACGCCCAATGGGACCTTACAGAATAGCATCAATTCACTCTTCGGCCGAGCAGGATATGACTTCGAAAGTAAGTATTTTGCTGAGTTCAGCTTTCGTTATGATGGTTCCTCGAAATTCTCCAAAGCCAACCGCTGGGGCTTCTTTCCCTCAGGCTCACTTGGGTGGCGAGCTTCGGACGAACATTTTATGAACTGGTATAAGGAACATATTGGAAGTCTCAAGGTTCGGTCCACATATGGTGTACTGGGTAATCAGGCTGTGGACGACTATTCCTACTATTTTACTTACGAATCTTATCCGAACAGTTATGGGTTTAACAATAAACCGGTTGCGGCTGCTGGATTTAATTACGCCAGCCTGGATTTACGCTGGGAGAAAACCTATAATTTCAATGTCGGCGTCGATGCTACGTTCTTTAACGATAAGCTGACTGCAAGTTTCGATTATTTTAAGAAACGGACTGTAGATATTTTAATGTCACCGCAGATTCCTTCCACATTCGGTACCACATTAAAAAACCAGAACCTGGGCGAAATGAACAATGAAGGTTGGGAGATCAACGTGAGCTATCGGACATCGACCGGAGCGTTTCAGCATACGGTCAGTGCCAACATGGGCGATAGTCATAATAAGATCGTAGCAATGCCCGGGGATGACCGCATTTCGACCGTCGATAACATTACCAAATTAACACGTGTCGGTCTGCCTTATAATTCTTATTACGGCTATAAAATGGCGGGACTCTTCCAAAATATCGCTGACATAGAAACTTCCGCTTTACCAAGTGGTATTACTGCAGCAGACCTTCGTCCGGGAGATGTCAAGTATGTGGATCGAAATAATGATGGGATTATTGATGCACGGGACCGCTTTGTCCTGGGTAACGGTTTTCCAAGGTTTACCTTTGGTCTGACCTATAATCTCAGTTATAAGGATTTCGACTTTAGCATGTTCTGGCAGGGAGTTGGCAAACGGGATATGATGATTCGTGGTGAATTGATCGAACCATTTCATCAAAACTATTCGTATGCGATTTATCAGCATCAGCTGGATTACTGGACTCCGACAAATATAGATGGACGCTGGCCACGTCTGACCGCAAATGGATCTACAGCATCGACCAACAACTTTGGAAAAGACTCTGATCTTTATCTTTTCAATGGCAAATATGCTCGCCTGAAAAATCTGCAGATCGGATACACACTGCCAAAGAATGTCGTCTCCAAATGGGGCTTACAACGCGTCCGATTTTTTGTCAATGGTCAAAACTTGCTGACGCTGAGTAAAAACTCCTGGATAGACCCAGAGTCGTCCGAATTTGACTCAAACATGGGCGGTTCTGCCAATAGTGCCCGCAACTACCCAACTTTAAAATACTATGGCGGCGGATTAAATATTCAGTTTTAA